The DNA region AAGGGTCCCGGCGCGGTCTCGATGTCGAAATCGTGCGTACCGGCTCGCGCGGCATGCTCTGGCTCGAACCCCTGGTCGAGGTCGACACGCCCCAGGGTCGCGTTGCCTTTGGACCTGTTCAGCACGATGACGTGGCCTCGCTCTATGACGCGGCCCTCTCCGATGGCGCGCACCCCCTGCAACAGGGACTGGTCGACGCGATGCCGTGGATGAAGGCCCAGCAGCGCCTCACCCTGGCGCGGGTGGGGGTCATCGATCCCCTCTCGCTCGATCACTACCTCGCCCATGAGGGCTTCACGGGGCTGCGCAGGGCGCTGAAGATGAGCTCGCCTGACGTCGTCGCCGAGGTCACCGCCTCCGGCCTTCGCGGGCGTGGTGGCGCGGCCTTCCCCACCGGCGTGAAGTGGAAGACCGCTCTCGATACGCCATCTGATGCGAAGCACGTCGTGTGCAATGC from Pseudomonadota bacterium includes:
- a CDS encoding formate dehydrogenase beta subunit → MSLRVYVPRDAAALALGADAVARAFVEEGSRRGLDVEIVRTGSRGMLWLEPLVEVDTPQGRVAFGPVQHDDVASLYDAALSDGAHPLQQGLVDAMPWMKAQQRLTLARVGVIDPLSLDHYLAHEGFTGLRRALKMSSPDVVAEVTASGLRGRGGAAFPTGVKWKTALDTPSDAKHVVCNADEGDSGTFSDRMLMEGDPFALIEGMAITGLAIGAETGWIYVRSEYPHAIVALEEAVRKATAAGWLGDDIDGSGKRFFIHVRKAAGSYVCGEETALLESLEGKRGEVR